A genomic stretch from Shewanella woodyi ATCC 51908 includes:
- a CDS encoding DHA2 family efflux MFS transporter permease subunit, giving the protein MSSSTATLHESQSAPQGFESGSLRSWVAVFAGLIGAFMAILDIQITNASMKEIQGSLGATLEEGSWIATAYLVAEMIAIPLSGWLSQGLSVRRYLLWTTAFFIGASLLCSIAWNLESMIAFRAMQGFFGGALIPLAFRLILELLPESKRAIGMALFGVTATFAPSIGPTLGGWLTEQFSWHYLFYINVPPGLIVMGMLAYGLEKKPVLWDKLKNIDLSGIITMALGMGCLEVVLEEGNRKDWFGSDLIRDLTIVAVINITLFVYIQLKKEEPLVNLRLLGQRDFAISTIAYFLLGMALFGAIYMIPLYLAQIHNYSPLDIGEVIMWMGFPQLLVLPFIPKLMERFDGRYLAAFGFTMFSLSYYMNSHMTADYAGDQMIASQIVRALGQPFILVPIGIIATMHIKPHENASASTVLNVMRNLGGAFGIALVSTLTDTLSRGHLAHIKETLSAVNPMANQYLNQTTSILVQAGSDPVTASSQAAVMLGKTMTEQAYIQAYNDVFFIISALLLIAVVAVLSIRKPIKER; this is encoded by the coding sequence GTGAGTAGCTCTACGGCAACTTTACATGAATCTCAATCAGCCCCGCAAGGCTTTGAGTCTGGCAGCCTGCGTTCCTGGGTCGCTGTCTTTGCTGGTTTAATTGGCGCATTTATGGCGATACTGGACATCCAGATCACTAATGCTTCAATGAAGGAGATACAGGGAAGTTTAGGTGCAACCTTAGAGGAGGGTTCTTGGATAGCAACCGCTTATCTGGTAGCTGAGATGATAGCCATACCTCTCTCAGGCTGGCTAAGCCAAGGGCTTTCAGTTAGACGTTACCTTCTCTGGACAACAGCTTTTTTTATCGGCGCCTCACTCCTGTGTTCAATAGCTTGGAACCTCGAGTCCATGATCGCCTTTAGGGCAATGCAAGGCTTCTTCGGTGGTGCACTTATCCCCTTAGCCTTTCGACTAATCCTCGAGCTACTCCCCGAGAGTAAGCGCGCTATAGGCATGGCGCTTTTTGGGGTAACTGCAACTTTTGCCCCCTCAATCGGCCCCACTTTAGGTGGCTGGTTAACTGAGCAATTTAGCTGGCATTACCTTTTCTATATCAATGTTCCCCCAGGATTAATTGTAATGGGAATGCTCGCCTATGGGCTGGAGAAAAAACCGGTTCTCTGGGACAAACTAAAAAATATCGACCTATCTGGCATAATTACTATGGCGCTAGGAATGGGCTGTTTAGAGGTGGTATTAGAAGAGGGAAACCGTAAAGATTGGTTTGGCTCAGACCTTATCCGTGATCTCACTATTGTCGCCGTAATTAACATCACTCTTTTTGTCTATATCCAGCTAAAAAAAGAGGAGCCACTAGTTAACCTTCGCTTATTAGGTCAGCGTGATTTCGCCATCTCAACCATTGCCTATTTTCTATTGGGTATGGCTCTGTTTGGTGCCATCTACATGATCCCTCTCTATTTAGCACAGATCCACAACTACAGCCCATTAGACATAGGTGAAGTGATCATGTGGATGGGTTTTCCTCAGCTACTGGTACTGCCATTTATACCAAAGCTTATGGAACGATTCGATGGCCGCTACTTGGCAGCATTTGGATTCACCATGTTCTCATTAAGCTATTATATGAATAGCCATATGACAGCAGACTATGCGGGTGATCAGATGATCGCCTCACAAATCGTAAGAGCCTTAGGACAACCATTTATTCTGGTTCCAATAGGGATCATAGCTACCATGCATATTAAACCTCATGAGAATGCGTCGGCCTCAACAGTGCTTAACGTTATGCGAAACTTGGGAGGCGCATTTGGTATCGCACTAGTATCGACCCTAACCGATACTCTCTCAAGAGGTCATCTTGCCCACATAAAAGAGACACTGTCCGCAGTAAACCCAATGGCAAATCAGTACCTAAATCAAACAACGAGCATCTTAGTACAAGCGGGCTCAGATCCCGTAACAGCATCCTCTCAGGCTGCTGTAATGCTTGGAAAAACCATGACTGAACAAGCCTATATCCAAGCTTACAATGATGTATTTTTTATTATCTCTGCACTCCTGCTTATTGCAGTCGTTGCTGTACTCTCGATTAGAAAACCGATAAAAGAGCGATAG
- a CDS encoding GNAT family N-acetyltransferase has translation MQWSVLTFKQLNLDELYEVLKLRVDIFIVEQNCPYPELDNKDRDPQTRHLIGRNTQGDIVAYARILAPGVSYPDSSIGRVVVSEQARGGGVAHTLMQEAISLAAQYWPENDIQLGGQEYLKDFYQKLGFDPVSEVYLEDGIPHLDMLYKQH, from the coding sequence ATGCAGTGGAGTGTTCTGACTTTTAAACAGCTCAATCTTGATGAGTTATATGAAGTATTAAAGCTAAGGGTCGATATTTTTATCGTCGAACAGAACTGCCCCTATCCGGAACTGGATAATAAAGACAGAGATCCACAAACTCGTCATCTAATAGGACGAAATACTCAAGGTGATATCGTCGCTTATGCACGTATACTCGCACCAGGAGTGAGCTATCCAGACTCCAGCATTGGCCGAGTCGTTGTTTCAGAGCAAGCTAGAGGTGGCGGAGTAGCCCATACCTTAATGCAGGAAGCCATATCATTGGCGGCTCAATACTGGCCCGAAAATGATATTCAACTAGGCGGGCAGGAGTATCTTAAAGACTTCTATCAAAAACTGGGATTCGACCCTGTATCAGAGGTCTATCTTGAAGATGGTATCCCCCACCTAGATATGCTTTATAAACAGCATTAG
- the secA gene encoding preprotein translocase subunit SecA, giving the protein MFGKLLTKLFGSRNDRTLKSLGKIVTKINALEDDYEKLTDDELKSKTSDFRNRLESGETLDDVMPEAFAVVREASKRVFEMRHFDVQMLGGMVLDSNRIAEMRTGEGKTLTATLPAYLNGLTGKGVHVITVNDYLARRDAENNRPLFEFLGLSVGINVAGLGQQEKKDAYNADITYGTNNEFGFDYLRDNMAFSPAERVQRPLHYALIDEVDSILIDEARTPLIISGAAEDSSELYTKINTLIPHLIRQDKEDTEEEIGEGDYSIDEKAKQVHMTERGQEKVEVLLTERGMLAEGDSLYSAANISLLHHVNAALRAHTLFEKDVDYIVQDNEVIIVDEHTGRTMPGRRWSEGLHQAVEAKEGVHIQNENQTLASITFQNFFRQYDKLAGMTGTADTEAFEFQHIYGLDTVVIPTNRPMVRKDHADLVYLTPDEKYAAIIQDIQGCRERGQPVLVGTVSIEQSELLARLMKQEKIPHEVLNAKFHEREADIVAQAGRTGAVTIATNMAGRGTDIVLGGNWNMEIDALSNPTDEQKAKIKADWQIRHDEVVAAGGLHILGTERHESRRIDNQLRGRSGRQGDAGSSRFYLSMEDSLMRIFASDKVTGMMKRLGMEEGEAIEHPWVSRAIENAQRKVEARNFDIRKQLLEFDDVANDQRQVVYAQRNELMDAESIQDTIVNIQADVVNGLVDQYIPQQSVEELWDVPGLETRLTQEYGLKMPIQEWLDTETDLHEETLRERIVDTWVKAYQSKEEMVGESVLRQFEKAVMLQTLDGLWKEHLAAMDHLRQGIHLRGYAQKNPKQEYKRESFELFQQMLESLKHDVISVLSKVQVQAQSDVEEMEERRRQEDAKIQRDYQHAAAEALVGAEEAEALAAHTPTVREGEKVGRNDPCPCGSGRKYKQCHGKLT; this is encoded by the coding sequence ATGTTTGGTAAATTACTGACAAAATTATTTGGTAGTCGTAACGATCGTACACTTAAATCTCTTGGCAAAATTGTCACTAAGATTAATGCTCTTGAAGATGACTATGAAAAGTTAACCGATGACGAGTTAAAGTCTAAGACATCTGACTTTCGCAACCGTTTAGAATCAGGCGAAACTCTGGATGATGTCATGCCTGAAGCGTTTGCCGTTGTACGTGAAGCCTCTAAGCGTGTTTTTGAGATGCGTCACTTCGATGTGCAGATGCTTGGTGGTATGGTGCTCGACAGTAACCGTATTGCCGAGATGCGTACCGGTGAAGGTAAAACATTAACCGCCACACTACCTGCTTACCTTAATGGATTAACAGGTAAGGGTGTTCACGTCATTACAGTTAACGATTACTTGGCACGTCGTGATGCTGAAAATAACCGTCCACTGTTTGAGTTTTTAGGACTTTCTGTTGGCATTAACGTTGCGGGTCTAGGCCAGCAAGAGAAGAAAGATGCCTACAATGCCGATATCACTTACGGCACCAATAATGAATTCGGCTTCGATTATCTACGCGATAACATGGCTTTTTCACCAGCTGAACGTGTTCAGCGTCCGCTACACTACGCCCTAATCGATGAGGTCGATTCGATCTTAATCGATGAAGCACGAACTCCATTGATCATCTCTGGCGCCGCCGAAGATAGTTCTGAGCTTTACACTAAGATTAATACCCTTATTCCGCACCTTATTCGTCAAGATAAAGAGGATACGGAAGAGGAGATCGGTGAAGGTGATTACTCCATCGACGAGAAAGCTAAACAAGTTCATATGACTGAACGCGGTCAGGAGAAGGTAGAAGTCCTTCTGACTGAACGTGGCATGCTAGCTGAAGGTGATTCACTCTATTCAGCGGCCAACATCTCTTTGCTTCACCATGTTAATGCGGCACTTCGTGCGCATACTCTGTTTGAGAAAGATGTCGACTATATTGTGCAAGACAATGAAGTAATTATTGTTGATGAGCATACAGGTCGTACAATGCCTGGTCGTCGTTGGTCTGAAGGTCTTCATCAAGCGGTAGAAGCAAAAGAGGGAGTTCATATTCAAAATGAAAACCAAACTTTAGCATCAATCACTTTCCAGAATTTCTTCCGCCAGTATGACAAGTTAGCGGGTATGACAGGTACAGCTGATACCGAAGCTTTCGAATTTCAACATATCTATGGCTTAGATACGGTTGTGATCCCAACTAACAGACCTATGGTGCGTAAGGACCATGCGGATCTTGTTTACCTGACTCCAGATGAAAAGTATGCTGCGATTATTCAGGATATCCAAGGCTGTCGTGAACGCGGTCAGCCAGTGCTTGTGGGTACAGTTTCCATTGAACAGTCTGAGCTTCTTGCAAGATTAATGAAGCAAGAAAAGATCCCACACGAAGTACTAAACGCTAAGTTCCATGAGCGTGAAGCTGACATTGTTGCCCAAGCTGGTCGAACAGGTGCTGTCACTATTGCTACCAACATGGCGGGTCGTGGTACCGATATCGTATTGGGTGGCAATTGGAACATGGAGATCGATGCCCTTAGTAATCCAACTGATGAGCAGAAAGCCAAGATTAAAGCCGATTGGCAAATAAGACACGATGAAGTTGTCGCTGCCGGTGGTTTACATATCTTAGGTACTGAGCGACATGAGTCTCGCCGTATCGATAACCAGTTACGTGGTCGTTCTGGTCGTCAAGGTGATGCAGGTTCATCACGCTTCTACTTATCAATGGAAGATAGCTTAATGCGTATCTTCGCTTCAGATAAAGTGACTGGCATGATGAAGAGACTGGGTATGGAAGAAGGCGAAGCCATCGAACATCCTTGGGTTTCACGTGCTATTGAAAACGCACAGCGTAAAGTAGAAGCACGTAACTTCGATATCCGTAAGCAGCTACTTGAGTTTGATGACGTGGCCAACGATCAGCGTCAAGTGGTTTACGCTCAACGTAATGAGCTGATGGACGCGGAAAGTATTCAAGATACTATTGTTAATATCCAAGCTGACGTCGTTAATGGCCTTGTTGATCAATATATTCCACAGCAATCAGTGGAAGAGCTTTGGGATGTTCCAGGTCTTGAAACTCGCTTAACCCAAGAGTATGGGCTGAAAATGCCAATACAGGAGTGGTTAGATACAGAGACAGATCTGCATGAAGAAACCCTACGTGAACGTATTGTTGATACTTGGGTTAAGGCTTATCAATCCAAAGAGGAGATGGTTGGCGAATCTGTATTACGTCAATTTGAAAAAGCCGTCATGTTGCAAACTCTTGACGGACTTTGGAAAGAACACTTAGCAGCGATGGATCATCTTCGTCAGGGAATTCACTTGCGTGGCTATGCGCAGAAGAATCCTAAGCAAGAATATAAGCGTGAATCATTTGAGCTTTTCCAGCAGATGCTTGAGTCATTAAAGCATGATGTCATTAGTGTGCTCTCTAAAGTACAGGTTCAGGCACAATCTGATGTGGAAGAGATGGAAGAGCGTCGTCGTCAAGAAGATGCCAAAATCCAACGTGATTACCAGCATGCTGCAGCCGAAGCACTCGTCGGTGCAGAGGAAGCAGAAGCACTAGCGGCTCACACACCTACAGTACGTGAAGGTGAAAAGGTTGGACGTAATGATCCTTGCCCATGTGGCTCGGGTCGTAAATATAAGCAGTGTCATGGAAAGCTAACTTAA
- a CDS encoding M23 family metallopeptidase, whose product MSVTVFIQGRNGATRWQPGKRWLLLPVLLIAAGTGLYQHNAKQVQQQQTNADSERLARESQKQELIELKGATESQLAMLVTHVASMQAKVTRLEALGQQVAKNNQLEDQFDFSSAVGVGGLSEIGADIELEQLIADMDKLVSRIDNNNVQLSILETVSSNLHIDEERYISGRPIEKGWLSSPYGLRNDPFNGRRTMHKGIDFAGKEGTNVVATAGGVVTWAGKMFGYGELVEIDHGNGLRTRYGHNKSLSVAVGDVIAKGENIAKMGSTGRSTGPHVHYEVLRGGQQIDPQKYVYRKAG is encoded by the coding sequence ATGAGTGTAACAGTTTTTATTCAAGGTCGAAATGGCGCCACACGATGGCAGCCCGGCAAACGTTGGCTTCTATTGCCCGTCCTGTTGATTGCAGCAGGTACAGGCCTATATCAGCACAACGCTAAACAAGTTCAGCAACAGCAGACGAATGCAGACAGTGAACGTTTAGCCCGTGAGTCTCAAAAGCAAGAGCTGATTGAGCTTAAAGGGGCGACCGAGTCACAACTGGCGATGCTAGTTACCCATGTCGCAAGTATGCAGGCTAAAGTGACTCGCCTTGAGGCGTTAGGTCAACAAGTTGCTAAGAACAATCAATTAGAAGATCAATTCGATTTCTCTTCCGCAGTCGGTGTTGGTGGCCTGAGTGAAATAGGCGCAGACATCGAACTCGAACAACTTATCGCAGATATGGATAAGTTAGTATCAAGAATAGATAATAATAATGTTCAGCTTTCAATACTTGAAACTGTTTCATCTAATCTCCATATAGATGAAGAGCGTTATATATCTGGGCGCCCCATCGAGAAAGGATGGTTATCATCGCCCTACGGTTTACGAAATGACCCTTTTAACGGACGTAGAACAATGCATAAAGGCATTGATTTTGCCGGTAAAGAGGGAACCAATGTGGTTGCAACCGCTGGCGGTGTGGTCACATGGGCAGGCAAAATGTTTGGATATGGTGAGTTAGTCGAGATAGATCATGGTAATGGTCTACGAACTCGCTATGGACACAATAAGTCTTTGTCAGTAGCTGTGGGTGATGTCATCGCCAAAGGTGAAAATATTGCAAAAATGGGAAGTACCGGTCGCTCGACTGGACCCCATGTGCATTATGAAGTGTTGCGGGGTGGACAGCAGATAGACCCGCAGAAATATGTCTACCGCAAGGCAGGTTAA
- a CDS encoding DUF721 domain-containing protein, with protein sequence MKKPPQDLSQLLHQRGQLPNIAEKAELLMHLDYYVKQVLTGPVSEQLKVANFRQGVLVIETTTAAWAARINFQKTKVLQQLQAETLPMLSAIEVKVNPSLLMYATKAKENHNQITQAAATHIEALAEHAEGSLAIKLKRLAALASRSRQS encoded by the coding sequence ATGAAAAAGCCCCCACAAGACCTAAGTCAGTTACTGCATCAACGTGGACAACTGCCCAATATCGCTGAAAAAGCTGAACTGCTTATGCACTTAGATTATTACGTCAAACAAGTGCTAACAGGTCCGGTATCGGAGCAACTTAAAGTTGCTAATTTCCGACAGGGTGTTTTAGTTATTGAAACAACAACTGCTGCATGGGCCGCAAGAATAAACTTCCAAAAGACCAAAGTTTTACAACAGCTGCAAGCCGAAACGCTCCCCATGCTCTCTGCTATCGAAGTTAAAGTCAACCCGAGTCTGTTAATGTACGCAACAAAAGCGAAGGAAAACCATAACCAGATCACACAGGCCGCAGCCACACATATCGAGGCATTGGCAGAACACGCAGAAGGTTCTCTTGCGATTAAACTAAAACGGCTGGCTGCATTAGCCAGCCGTTCAAGGCAATCTTAG
- the lpxC gene encoding UDP-3-O-acyl-N-acetylglucosamine deacetylase, whose translation MIFQRTVKEMVKTTGVGLHSGNKVTLSIKPAPVNYGIVLVRTDLEPAVSIPAKADQVRETTMCTALVNDDGVRISTIEHLFAALAGLGIDNALIEVDAPEIPIMDGSASPWVFLLQSVGIQEQSAAKKYLRIKDTIRVEDGDKWAELKPFNGFRVDFAIDFNHPEIARSQQHMVMDFSTSAFVRDISRARTFGFMRDIEYLRANNLALGGSMENAVVLDEYKVLNPDGLRYEDEFVKHKILDAFGDLYVAGHAIVGEFCAFKTGHALNNQLVRALLAQQDAWELVSFEKDEAPVSFSVPAGAVFA comes from the coding sequence ATGATTTTTCAAAGAACTGTTAAAGAAATGGTGAAAACAACCGGAGTCGGATTGCATTCCGGCAATAAGGTGACTTTGAGCATCAAGCCCGCACCTGTAAATTACGGCATTGTATTAGTGCGTACGGATCTGGAGCCAGCAGTTTCAATCCCTGCTAAGGCTGATCAAGTTCGTGAAACCACTATGTGTACTGCGCTAGTTAATGACGATGGTGTACGTATCTCGACGATTGAGCATCTGTTTGCTGCTTTAGCGGGTCTAGGTATTGATAATGCATTGATTGAAGTCGATGCACCTGAGATCCCGATCATGGATGGCAGTGCCAGTCCATGGGTATTCCTACTTCAATCTGTAGGAATTCAAGAGCAATCAGCGGCTAAGAAATATCTAAGAATCAAAGACACTATCCGTGTTGAAGATGGAGACAAATGGGCGGAGCTAAAACCGTTTAATGGCTTTAGAGTGGATTTTGCAATCGACTTTAACCACCCTGAAATTGCCCGTAGTCAGCAACATATGGTGATGGATTTTTCAACTTCAGCATTCGTACGCGATATTAGTAGAGCAAGAACGTTTGGCTTTATGCGCGATATCGAATACTTAAGAGCTAACAACTTAGCCTTAGGCGGAAGTATGGAAAATGCAGTCGTGCTTGACGAATATAAAGTCCTCAACCCCGATGGCTTGCGTTATGAGGATGAGTTCGTTAAGCATAAGATTTTGGATGCATTCGGTGACTTATATGTTGCTGGTCATGCCATTGTTGGTGAGTTTTGTGCTTTCAAAACGGGCCATGCACTGAATAATCAATTAGTGCGTGCACTACTAGCTCAACAAGATGCTTGGGAGCTAGTTAGTTTTGAGAAAGATGAAGCGCCAGTTAGCTTCTCTGTTCCCGCCGGTGCGGTATTCGCTTAA